From a single Micromonospora sp. WMMD1102 genomic region:
- a CDS encoding HAD-IIIC family phosphatase has translation MSPLRDSAVATAPGPPSAPAAFEPAPPAPSGPAAGSLGQPPTGKPRQGRIKCVVWDLDNTLWNGTLLEGDQVTLRPGVLAQIRRLDRMGVLHSVASRNDPRAALAKLDELGVADLFLCPQANWNAKSDSIRHIAKTLNLGLDAFAFVDDQPFELAEVAHMLPEVTCVDVTDVDEALARPEFVPRFVTDESARRREMYQGQLVRDELAREFVGTDDEFLAGLEMVFTIAPARQVDLQRAEELTVRTNQLNATGRTYSYDELDELRQDPEHLLLVASLTDRFGSYGKIGLALVDRRDPALWRLRMLLMSCRVMSRGVGMVLLNHVMRLAADAGAALHADFVETDRNRMMRITYAFSGFTEVSRDGQRIVLAADLANLQEPSPHVRLEILP, from the coding sequence GTGAGCCCGCTGCGGGACAGCGCGGTCGCCACCGCGCCCGGCCCACCGAGCGCCCCGGCGGCGTTCGAGCCGGCACCGCCGGCACCGTCGGGCCCGGCGGCCGGCTCGCTCGGGCAGCCGCCCACCGGCAAGCCCAGGCAGGGGCGGATCAAGTGCGTGGTGTGGGACCTGGACAACACCCTGTGGAACGGCACCCTGCTGGAGGGTGACCAGGTCACGCTGCGGCCGGGGGTGCTGGCGCAGATCCGGCGGCTCGACCGGATGGGTGTGCTGCACTCCGTCGCCAGCCGGAACGACCCGCGGGCCGCGCTCGCCAAGCTCGACGAACTCGGCGTGGCGGACCTGTTCCTCTGCCCACAGGCGAACTGGAACGCCAAGTCCGACTCGATCCGGCACATCGCAAAGACGCTCAACCTGGGCCTCGACGCGTTCGCCTTCGTCGACGACCAGCCGTTCGAGCTGGCCGAGGTGGCGCACATGCTGCCCGAGGTGACCTGTGTCGACGTGACCGACGTCGACGAGGCGCTGGCCCGGCCCGAGTTCGTGCCCCGGTTCGTCACCGACGAGTCCGCCCGGCGCCGCGAGATGTACCAGGGACAGCTGGTCCGGGACGAACTCGCCCGGGAGTTCGTCGGCACCGACGACGAGTTCCTGGCCGGGCTGGAGATGGTCTTCACCATCGCGCCGGCCCGCCAGGTCGACCTGCAACGCGCGGAGGAGCTGACGGTACGCACCAACCAGCTCAACGCGACCGGCCGGACGTACTCCTACGACGAACTCGACGAGCTGCGCCAGGATCCCGAACACCTGCTGCTGGTCGCCTCGCTGACCGACCGGTTCGGCAGCTACGGGAAGATCGGCCTGGCCCTGGTGGACCGGCGGGACCCGGCGCTGTGGCGGCTGCGGATGCTGCTGATGTCCTGCCGGGTGATGTCCCGGGGGGTCGGCATGGTGCTGCTCAACCACGTCATGCGACTCGCCGCCGACGCGGGGGCGGCGCTGCACGCCGACTTCGTGGAGACCGACCGCAACCGGATGATGCGGATCACCTACGCGTTCAGCGGCTTCACCGAGGTGAGCCGGGACGGCCAGCGGATCGTGCTCGCCGCCGACCTGGCGAACCTCCAGGAGCCGTCGCCGCACGTCCGGTTGGAGATCCTGCCGTGA
- a CDS encoding acyl carrier protein codes for MEIRQRVLGFITARFPQAELTGSEDIFSLGFVNSLFAMELVMFVEKEFGISVPNDALKIDNFRTVDSITALVERQLSVTA; via the coding sequence ATGGAGATCAGGCAGCGCGTTCTCGGATTCATCACCGCACGGTTCCCGCAGGCCGAACTCACCGGGAGCGAGGACATCTTCTCGCTCGGGTTCGTCAACTCGCTCTTCGCGATGGAACTGGTGATGTTCGTGGAGAAGGAGTTCGGCATCAGCGTCCCGAACGACGCCCTGAAGATCGACAACTTCCGTACGGTCGACTCGATAACCGCCTTGGTCGAGCGGCAGCTGTCGGTCACCGCCTAG
- a CDS encoding thioesterase domain-containing protein, whose protein sequence is MTVPMTAVRTGAARRVLPYGVPDGALRLFCLPHAGASASVFRPWIGRLPGVAVCPLQPPGREGRLAEPQHERMEPLADEFARAVRQVLDGGSQPYAVYGHSLGALVGYEVVRRIRDLGGPAPVHLFVSGCGAPDRSAETGPRVSTMSDAQIAALMSRLGGTPPGLLAEPSLLRMFLPPFRADFVVKENYAYRPGRPLAVPVTALAATADPRVGPGDMEAWAGHTAGPFRLHTLTGGHFAVLEQAAVTHRHIAEALRGGIAC, encoded by the coding sequence GTGACCGTACCCATGACCGCCGTCCGGACCGGCGCCGCCCGCCGGGTGCTGCCGTACGGGGTACCGGACGGCGCGCTGCGGCTGTTCTGCCTGCCGCACGCCGGTGCCAGTGCCTCCGTCTTCCGCCCGTGGATCGGCCGGCTGCCCGGGGTGGCGGTCTGCCCGTTGCAGCCGCCGGGCCGCGAGGGCCGGCTCGCGGAGCCGCAGCACGAACGGATGGAGCCGCTCGCCGACGAGTTCGCCCGCGCGGTCCGCCAGGTCCTCGACGGCGGCTCCCAGCCGTACGCGGTCTACGGGCACAGCCTCGGCGCCCTGGTCGGATACGAGGTGGTGCGCCGGATCCGGGACCTCGGCGGTCCCGCGCCGGTGCACCTGTTCGTGTCCGGCTGCGGGGCACCCGACCGCAGCGCGGAGACCGGTCCCCGGGTCAGCACGATGAGCGACGCGCAGATCGCCGCCCTGATGAGTCGGCTCGGCGGCACCCCGCCCGGGTTGCTCGCCGAGCCGTCGCTGCTGCGGATGTTCCTGCCGCCGTTCCGGGCGGACTTCGTGGTCAAGGAGAACTACGCGTACCGCCCGGGGCGTCCGCTGGCGGTGCCGGTCACCGCGCTGGCCGCCACCGCCGACCCCCGGGTCGGCCCCGGCGACATGGAGGCCTGGGCCGGGCACACCGCCGGGCCGTTCCGGCTGCACACCCTGACCGGTGGCCACTTCGCCGTACTCGAACAGGCCGCGGTGACGCACCGGCACATCGCCGAGGCGCTGCGCGGCGGGATCGCCTGCTAG
- a CDS encoding 3-hydroxyacyl-CoA dehydrogenase NAD-binding domain-containing protein: MNVVGVVGAGVMGVGVAQNLAASGYQVVLVDRDEAILDRARAAIARNCRMSALMGGPALDPDAVLARITTAVGVPAVAKASVVIENVTENWEIKRAVHAELDEVCAPDTVVIANTSAIPITRLAAVSSRPQQVVGVHFMNPVPAKPVVELIPGVHTSAEALERTRELLTGMGKKAVQVKDSAGFVSNRVLMLTVNEAAYLVHEGVATAESVDEVFRGCFGHPMGPLETADLIGVDTILYSVEVLYEHYADSKYRPCPLLKQMTDAGLHGRKTGRGFYTYPNGS; the protein is encoded by the coding sequence GTGAACGTCGTAGGAGTGGTCGGCGCCGGGGTGATGGGCGTCGGCGTCGCGCAGAACCTGGCCGCCAGCGGCTACCAGGTGGTGCTCGTCGACCGGGACGAGGCGATCCTGGACAGGGCACGGGCGGCGATCGCCCGGAACTGCCGGATGAGTGCCCTGATGGGCGGGCCGGCACTGGACCCGGACGCCGTGCTCGCCCGGATAACCACCGCCGTGGGTGTGCCCGCGGTGGCGAAGGCGTCCGTCGTGATCGAGAACGTGACCGAGAACTGGGAGATCAAGCGCGCGGTGCACGCCGAGCTGGACGAGGTGTGCGCACCCGACACGGTGGTGATCGCGAACACCTCGGCGATCCCGATCACCCGGCTCGCGGCGGTGTCCAGCCGACCGCAGCAGGTGGTCGGCGTGCACTTCATGAACCCGGTACCGGCCAAGCCGGTGGTGGAGCTGATCCCCGGCGTGCACACCTCGGCCGAGGCGCTGGAGCGGACCCGGGAGCTGCTGACCGGGATGGGCAAGAAGGCGGTGCAGGTGAAGGACTCGGCGGGCTTCGTCTCCAACCGGGTGCTGATGCTCACCGTCAACGAGGCGGCGTACCTGGTGCACGAGGGGGTGGCCACCGCCGAGTCGGTCGACGAGGTGTTCCGGGGCTGCTTCGGTCACCCGATGGGGCCGCTGGAGACGGCCGACCTGATCGGCGTCGACACCATCCTCTACAGCGTGGAGGTGCTCTACGAGCACTACGCGGACAGCAAGTACCGGCCCTGCCCGCTGCTCAAGCAGATGACCGACGCCGGACTGCACGGTCGGAAGACCGGCCGCGGCTTCTACACCTACCCCAACGGCAGCTGA
- a CDS encoding acyl-CoA dehydrogenase family protein, which yields MTSAMERGIYLDATGEFVDAYIVPYADAWDRAGAIPEDLLERISSAGLWAPFLPVAVGGQGLDMVGFGTLHEEIGRGCSSVRSLLTVHSMVAWAVQRFGDEAQRERWLPALAAGRTLGAFCLSEPEAGSDTSAIVTRAVAHGGGWRLTGVKKWITNGQRADLFLVFARLDAGTVAFLVPREAPGVAVRPIDDMLGTRASMLAEVAFDEVELGPDALLGPSAFASGMVLTGVLDLGRYSVGSGSAGIIRACLEACAAYTEQRVVGGRPLRDLPLIQAKMSDMVTDLRAGRLLLADAGRLKDAGDSATLMATWIAKYFTSTAAARHAAEAVQIHGANGCSPQYPVARYYRDAKVMEIIEGSTEVQRTMIAAEAYRGKVR from the coding sequence ATGACGAGCGCCATGGAACGGGGAATCTACCTGGACGCCACCGGCGAGTTCGTGGATGCCTACATCGTGCCGTACGCCGATGCCTGGGACCGCGCCGGCGCCATCCCGGAAGACCTGCTGGAAAGGATCTCCTCGGCCGGGCTGTGGGCACCGTTCCTGCCCGTCGCGGTGGGTGGGCAGGGCCTGGACATGGTCGGCTTCGGCACCCTGCACGAGGAGATCGGCCGCGGCTGCTCGTCGGTGCGCAGCCTGCTCACCGTGCACAGCATGGTGGCCTGGGCGGTGCAACGCTTCGGCGACGAAGCCCAACGCGAGCGCTGGCTGCCGGCGCTGGCCGCCGGCCGTACGCTGGGCGCCTTCTGCCTCTCCGAGCCCGAGGCCGGCAGCGACACCTCGGCCATCGTGACCAGGGCGGTCGCGCACGGCGGCGGGTGGCGGCTGACCGGCGTCAAGAAATGGATCACCAACGGCCAGCGGGCCGACCTGTTCCTGGTCTTCGCCCGGCTCGACGCCGGCACCGTCGCGTTCCTGGTGCCGCGCGAGGCCCCGGGGGTGGCGGTACGGCCGATCGACGACATGCTCGGCACCCGGGCCTCGATGCTCGCCGAGGTGGCGTTCGACGAGGTCGAGCTGGGGCCGGACGCGCTGCTCGGCCCGAGCGCGTTCGCCAGCGGCATGGTGCTGACCGGCGTACTGGACCTCGGCCGGTACAGCGTCGGCAGCGGCTCGGCCGGCATCATCCGGGCCTGTCTGGAGGCGTGTGCGGCGTACACCGAGCAGCGCGTCGTCGGCGGCCGGCCGCTGCGGGATCTGCCACTCATCCAGGCCAAGATGTCCGACATGGTCACCGATCTGCGCGCCGGCCGGCTGCTGCTCGCCGACGCGGGACGGCTCAAGGACGCCGGTGACTCGGCGACCCTGATGGCGACCTGGATCGCGAAGTACTTCACCTCGACCGCCGCCGCCCGGCACGCGGCAGAGGCGGTGCAGATCCACGGGGCCAACGGATGCAGCCCGCAGTACCCGGTCGCCAGGTACTACCGGGACGCGAAGGTCATGGAAATCATCGAAGGGAGCACCGAGGTGCAGCGGACCATGATTGCCGCCGAGGCATACCGGGGGAAGGTCCGGTGA
- a CDS encoding type I polyketide synthase has protein sequence MATEQELRDYVKRAAGELSRVRRRMAEVEEQARAPIAIIGMACRYPGADSVEEYWRRLADGHDAVADVPAERFDLTPYQRDWGVYTRRAALLAEIDGFDAEAFGISPQEALRTDPQQRLLLELVWQAMEDAGTPATELAGSRTGVLMGFFDTFQYGRIQAEAEGIRAFTDPYLVQGSAPSVAAGRIAYHFDLRGPTLTIDTACSSSLVAVHLAMQSLRRDECELAIAGGGFLAMQPDAAFVYGCAASMLSPSGACRTFDADADGYVLGEGGGIVVLERLSAALRNGRRIHGVLRGSAVNQDGRSNGLTAPNRAAQAAVIQAALADAGAAADEVSYVEAHGSATRLGDAIEISALHDVFGRRDPERPLFVGAVKTNIGHTVSGAGVAGLIKTALVLRHGVVPPNLNQTSPAGSVPADGTIRPAIGRQVLDEDRSRVAAVSSFGWSGTNAHVVVEAAPARPAPPAAEPGGAQLLPVSAAGEPALAARLRGLADRVAAEPGLRLGDLAYTLQRGRTGHEFRRAVVADHPAGAAEQLGNAVALPAVRRSKSRPRLAFLLPGVGDQYPGLARDLYATEPAFAATVDRCVAVLRDQCGVDLRPVLFPVAGATAPADGSLAALLGRAAAPDPAEDELNRAELSHPFLFTVEYALADLLAHWGVTPDVLVGYSLGEYVAACLAGVFTLDDALRLVVERARLIASAEAGHMLAVSAGAEQVRAALAGCGSGADLAALNGPQMTVVSGRPAEVEKIRAHLVAAGVAARLLRSSHPFHSSLLAPVRDRLAAAVAAVPRCEPTVTIVSNTTGRPLTAAQATDPEYWADHLCRPVRFADGIACAATLGVDAYVEVGPGQTLGGLVRHGSTGSVAVLGTLPGPWPAERRDEARPAVLQTAGRLWELGADLDWAALGPPGRLVDLPAYPFQRTRYWPAAGTAPVRVEPVEATATADHCYVPVWRRDSAVRTPATELPGPLVVIADGTELGERLVDAVRSPALLVRRPDDYRRAFAAAAEAGPGPVHVVHLGVLAAGADDPDAAIRHGFDSLLPAVQALAGLAGSHGVRLLTVSAGATEVVGGDGVAPARAIVHGFGRLAPAEYPGLTWRGVDLPAEGDPAAGAAELVEELARGPWPGAEHDFAVRRRGQRLLRGWGPLPVDGAAPERRPWRPDGTYLITGGTRGLGMALARHLVQAGVRRLALVGRTPLDPDRPAPDDRAAQSLRDVAELERQGAEVLLLTADTGVPDELRTALRRCREHFGALTGVVHAAGQPAGGLAAGRTAADARPVLAPKVLAMGPLAELAGPGSAPESRPELVVLYSSAVTALGGIGETEYAAANAVLDSYAAALAGAGTRVLSVAWGPWRHDAWGTGGGPVAERVADYRRRHGFTDEAGCALLDRLADTADGQVLALRQPLAAARGEWARLTDPDPAAGGPDQGQDGPRYPRPQLRTAYLAPGSVLESMIAETWGRFLAIDRVGVQDPFFELGGNSLIGMSLAAALERQLGRSVPPALLFEHPTVAAMAAALGEAAGTAGGGTGHPAGPAGHRPDATARNDARNERRRAALAGSGQRAARRAQQEASREAGGDHR, from the coding sequence ATGGCTACCGAGCAGGAGCTGCGCGACTACGTCAAGCGGGCCGCCGGGGAACTCTCCCGGGTGCGGCGCCGGATGGCCGAGGTCGAGGAACAGGCCCGCGCACCGATCGCGATCATCGGGATGGCGTGCCGCTACCCGGGGGCCGACTCGGTCGAGGAGTACTGGCGGCGGCTGGCCGACGGCCACGACGCCGTGGCGGACGTACCCGCCGAGCGGTTCGACCTGACGCCGTACCAGCGCGACTGGGGGGTGTACACCCGCCGGGCCGCACTGCTGGCGGAGATCGACGGCTTCGACGCCGAGGCGTTCGGGATCTCGCCACAGGAGGCGCTGCGGACCGACCCGCAGCAGCGGCTGCTCCTGGAGCTGGTCTGGCAGGCGATGGAGGACGCCGGCACTCCCGCCACCGAGCTGGCCGGCAGCCGTACCGGGGTGCTGATGGGGTTCTTCGACACCTTCCAGTACGGCCGGATCCAGGCCGAGGCCGAGGGGATCCGGGCGTTCACCGATCCGTACCTGGTGCAGGGCAGTGCGCCCAGCGTGGCGGCCGGTCGGATCGCGTACCACTTCGACCTGCGCGGGCCGACCCTCACCATCGACACCGCCTGCTCGTCGTCGCTGGTCGCGGTCCACCTGGCGATGCAGAGCCTGCGCCGCGACGAGTGCGAGCTGGCGATCGCGGGCGGCGGCTTCCTGGCCATGCAGCCGGACGCCGCGTTCGTCTACGGCTGTGCGGCCTCGATGCTCTCCCCCAGCGGCGCCTGCCGCACCTTCGACGCCGACGCCGACGGCTACGTGCTGGGCGAGGGCGGCGGCATCGTCGTACTGGAGCGGCTCTCCGCCGCCCTGCGCAACGGCCGGCGGATCCACGGCGTACTGCGCGGATCGGCGGTGAACCAGGACGGACGCAGCAACGGACTGACCGCCCCGAACCGGGCGGCGCAGGCCGCGGTGATCCAGGCCGCGCTCGCCGACGCCGGTGCGGCAGCCGACGAGGTGTCCTATGTGGAGGCGCATGGTTCGGCGACCCGGCTCGGCGACGCGATCGAGATCTCCGCACTGCACGACGTCTTCGGCCGGCGCGACCCGGAGCGCCCGCTCTTCGTCGGCGCGGTGAAGACGAACATCGGGCACACGGTGTCCGGGGCGGGCGTCGCCGGCCTGATCAAGACCGCGCTCGTCCTCCGGCACGGCGTGGTGCCGCCCAACCTCAACCAGACCAGCCCGGCCGGCTCCGTGCCGGCCGACGGCACCATCCGGCCGGCCATCGGGCGGCAGGTGCTCGACGAGGACCGGTCCCGGGTGGCCGCGGTCAGCTCGTTCGGCTGGTCCGGGACCAACGCGCACGTGGTGGTCGAGGCCGCGCCGGCCCGACCCGCCCCGCCGGCCGCCGAACCCGGTGGCGCCCAACTGCTGCCGGTGTCGGCGGCCGGTGAGCCCGCGTTGGCGGCCCGGCTGCGCGGCCTCGCCGACCGGGTCGCCGCCGAGCCGGGGCTGCGGCTCGGCGACCTCGCGTACACCCTCCAGCGCGGGCGCACCGGGCACGAGTTCCGGCGCGCGGTGGTCGCCGACCACCCGGCCGGCGCGGCGGAGCAGCTCGGCAACGCCGTCGCGCTGCCGGCCGTACGCCGGTCGAAGAGCCGCCCGAGGTTGGCGTTCCTGCTGCCCGGGGTCGGTGACCAGTACCCCGGGCTGGCCCGGGACCTCTACGCCACGGAACCGGCCTTCGCGGCCACCGTCGACAGGTGTGTCGCCGTGCTCCGCGACCAGTGCGGCGTCGACCTGCGCCCGGTGCTGTTCCCGGTCGCCGGGGCGACCGCGCCGGCCGACGGCAGCCTGGCCGCGCTGCTCGGCCGGGCCGCCGCGCCCGACCCGGCCGAGGACGAGCTGAACCGGGCCGAGCTGTCCCACCCGTTCCTGTTCACCGTCGAGTACGCCCTGGCCGACCTGCTCGCCCACTGGGGCGTGACCCCGGACGTGCTGGTCGGCTACAGCCTCGGCGAGTACGTCGCCGCCTGCCTGGCCGGCGTCTTCACCCTGGACGACGCACTCCGCCTGGTGGTCGAGCGGGCCCGGCTGATCGCCTCCGCCGAGGCCGGCCACATGCTCGCCGTCTCCGCCGGAGCCGAGCAGGTCCGGGCGGCGCTGGCCGGCTGCGGCAGCGGGGCCGACCTCGCCGCGCTCAACGGCCCGCAGATGACCGTGGTCAGCGGCCGCCCGGCCGAGGTCGAGAAGATCCGGGCCCACCTGGTCGCGGCCGGTGTGGCCGCCCGGCTGCTGCGCTCGTCCCACCCGTTCCACTCCAGCCTGCTGGCGCCGGTGCGCGACCGGCTGGCGGCGGCGGTCGCGGCGGTGCCGAGGTGCGAACCGACGGTCACGATCGTCTCCAACACCACCGGCCGGCCGCTGACCGCGGCCCAGGCCACCGACCCGGAGTACTGGGCCGACCACCTCTGCCGACCGGTCCGGTTCGCGGACGGGATCGCCTGTGCCGCCACGCTGGGCGTGGACGCGTACGTCGAGGTCGGGCCGGGCCAGACGCTCGGCGGCCTGGTCCGGCACGGCAGCACCGGCAGTGTCGCCGTGCTCGGCACGCTGCCGGGTCCCTGGCCGGCCGAGCGGCGCGACGAGGCCCGGCCGGCGGTGTTGCAGACCGCCGGCCGACTCTGGGAACTCGGTGCCGACCTGGACTGGGCGGCGCTGGGCCCGCCCGGCCGGCTCGTCGACCTGCCGGCGTACCCGTTCCAGCGCACCAGGTACTGGCCGGCGGCCGGCACCGCGCCGGTCCGGGTGGAGCCGGTCGAGGCGACGGCGACGGCCGACCACTGCTACGTACCGGTGTGGCGGCGGGACAGCGCGGTGCGTACTCCGGCCACCGAGTTGCCCGGCCCGTTGGTGGTGATCGCGGACGGCACGGAGCTGGGCGAGCGGCTGGTCGACGCGGTCCGCAGCCCGGCGCTGCTGGTACGCCGGCCGGACGACTACCGGCGGGCGTTCGCGGCGGCGGCCGAGGCCGGCCCCGGTCCGGTCCACGTGGTCCACCTCGGCGTCCTCGCGGCCGGTGCCGACGATCCGGACGCCGCCATCCGGCACGGGTTCGACAGCCTGCTGCCCGCCGTGCAGGCGCTCGCCGGGCTGGCCGGCTCGCACGGCGTGCGACTGCTCACCGTCAGTGCCGGCGCGACCGAGGTCGTCGGCGGTGACGGGGTGGCGCCGGCCCGGGCGATCGTGCACGGTTTCGGGCGGCTGGCGCCCGCCGAGTACCCGGGCCTGACCTGGCGGGGTGTCGACCTGCCGGCCGAGGGCGATCCGGCGGCCGGCGCCGCCGAGCTGGTCGAGGAACTGGCCCGGGGCCCGTGGCCCGGGGCCGAGCACGACTTCGCGGTCCGCCGCCGCGGCCAGCGGCTGCTGCGCGGCTGGGGCCCGCTGCCGGTGGACGGTGCGGCCCCCGAGCGGCGGCCGTGGCGGCCCGACGGCACGTACCTGATCACCGGCGGGACCCGGGGCCTCGGGATGGCCCTCGCCCGGCACCTCGTGCAGGCCGGCGTACGCCGGCTCGCCCTCGTCGGCCGGACCCCGCTCGACCCCGACCGGCCGGCTCCGGACGACCGGGCCGCCCAGTCGCTGCGCGACGTCGCCGAGCTGGAACGGCAGGGCGCCGAGGTGCTGCTGCTGACCGCGGACACCGGCGTACCGGACGAGCTGCGGACGGCGCTGCGCCGCTGCCGCGAGCACTTCGGCGCGCTGACCGGCGTGGTGCACGCCGCCGGTCAGCCGGCCGGCGGATTGGCAGCCGGGCGTACCGCCGCGGACGCCCGCCCGGTGCTGGCCCCGAAGGTCCTCGCGATGGGACCGCTCGCCGAGCTGGCCGGTCCGGGCAGCGCGCCGGAGAGCCGACCGGAGCTGGTGGTCCTCTACTCGTCGGCGGTGACCGCGCTCGGCGGGATCGGCGAGACCGAGTACGCCGCCGCGAACGCCGTGCTGGACAGCTACGCGGCGGCTCTCGCCGGAGCCGGCACCCGGGTGCTCTCGGTCGCCTGGGGGCCGTGGCGGCACGACGCCTGGGGCACCGGCGGCGGACCGGTGGCCGAACGCGTCGCCGACTACCGGCGGCGGCACGGCTTCACCGACGAGGCGGGCTGTGCGTTGCTGGACCGCCTTGCCGACACCGCCGACGGCCAGGTGCTGGCACTGCGCCAGCCGCTGGCCGCCGCCCGGGGCGAGTGGGCCAGACTGACCGACCCGGATCCGGCGGCCGGCGGCCCGGACCAGGGCCAGGACGGGCCGCGCTACCCACGGCCGCAGCTGCGTACCGCGTACCTGGCGCCGGGCAGCGTGCTGGAGTCGATGATCGCCGAGACGTGGGGCCGGTTCCTGGCCATCGACCGGGTCGGCGTCCAGGACCCCTTCTTCGAGCTGGGCGGCAACTCGCTGATCGGCATGTCGCTCGCCGCCGCGCTGGAACGGCAGCTCGGCCGCTCGGTGCCGCCGGCCCTGCTCTTCGAACACCCGACGGTGGCGGCGATGGCCGCCGCACTCGGCGAGGCGGCCGGCACCGCCGGAGGCGGCACCGGGCACCCGGCCGGCCCGGCGGGACACCGGCCGGACGCCACCGCCCGCAACGACGCGCGCAACGAGCGGCGCCGCGCCGCGCTCGCCGGATCCGGCCAGCGTGCGGCGCGACGGGCGCAGCAGGAAGCCAGCAGAGAGGCAGGAGGGGACCACAGGTGA